A DNA window from Carnobacterium funditum DSM 5970 contains the following coding sequences:
- the priA gene encoding primosomal protein N' produces the protein MVSIAQVIVDVPTMQTNKPYDYLIPAEFNEKIMPGMRVEVPFGKGARKVQGFVVEITQASNFEGNLKAIANLMDLTAVLNDELLLLGREMARWTFSFQITCYQTMLPAMLRAKYEKKVKIIDEIPEDLLYELFKGQNELTWDEATERGLLPQLLELKKKELVELTYSVKNQAKTKKRRMIQSNLTFEQLEEEKIGLGKRAPKQLLLLSQLQSLNNLPISTKEMTGKYGISPVILREAQNKKWLSFFEEEIYRDPFKNKEFKKTEPFMLNDTQEKALLPIMKAVKHHEKEVFLLKGVTGSGKTEIYLQTIAETLKNGQSALMLVPEIALTPQMVHSFKGRFGEAVAVLHSGLSIGEKYDEWRKIERQEAKVVVGARSSIFAPVKNIGVIIIDEEHEGTYKQDENPRYHAKDIAIWRADYHSCPVILGSATPSLESRARAHKKVYTLLELPERVNKKELPIVEVVDMREEVKSGNRSNFSNLLQEKIKNRIAKKEQIVLLLNRRGYSSFVMCRDCGFVLPCPNCDISLTLHMDTKTMKCHYCGHEEAIPRICPSCNGHKIRYYGTGTQKIEEELKDILPEAKVIRMDVDTTRKKGAHEKLLSAFGNKEADILLGTQMIAKGLDFPNITLAGVLNADTGLGLPDFRASERTFQLLTQVSGRAGRAELTGEVIVQTFNPEHYSIQLAKEHDYDAFYKKEMLLRHRGNYPPFYFTILITTSHSEELQASKKMQEIVESIRPNLKPETILLGPTPKAVARVNNRFYYQTIIKYKHEPTLFPQLQELLNQSQKEMAKGLQIAIDSEPMHFI, from the coding sequence GTGGTTTCAATTGCTCAGGTTATTGTAGATGTTCCAACAATGCAAACAAATAAACCCTATGATTACTTGATTCCAGCTGAATTTAATGAAAAAATAATGCCTGGTATGCGGGTAGAAGTTCCTTTTGGAAAAGGCGCTAGAAAAGTTCAAGGATTTGTTGTTGAAATTACTCAAGCAAGTAATTTTGAAGGGAATTTAAAAGCTATAGCTAACTTGATGGATTTAACAGCTGTTTTAAATGATGAATTGTTATTATTAGGTCGAGAAATGGCGAGATGGACTTTTTCTTTTCAAATTACTTGTTATCAAACCATGTTACCTGCTATGTTGCGAGCAAAATACGAAAAAAAAGTGAAAATAATAGATGAAATACCAGAAGACTTATTGTATGAATTATTTAAAGGGCAGAATGAACTTACTTGGGATGAAGCAACTGAACGAGGATTACTGCCTCAGTTATTAGAATTAAAAAAAAAAGAGCTCGTTGAATTAACCTACTCGGTAAAAAATCAAGCGAAAACAAAAAAAAGACGTATGATTCAATCCAACTTAACATTTGAACAATTAGAAGAAGAAAAAATAGGATTAGGTAAAAGAGCACCAAAGCAATTGCTCTTACTAAGTCAGCTTCAATCATTGAATAATCTGCCTATCAGTACTAAAGAAATGACTGGAAAATATGGGATTTCTCCCGTTATTTTACGAGAAGCTCAAAATAAAAAATGGCTTTCTTTTTTTGAAGAAGAAATTTATCGGGATCCGTTTAAAAATAAAGAATTTAAAAAAACTGAACCATTTATGTTGAATGATACTCAAGAAAAAGCATTGCTTCCTATTATGAAAGCTGTTAAACATCATGAGAAAGAAGTTTTTTTACTTAAAGGTGTAACGGGTAGTGGGAAAACAGAAATTTATTTACAAACAATAGCTGAGACGTTAAAGAATGGACAATCAGCTTTAATGCTCGTACCAGAAATCGCTTTAACTCCTCAAATGGTCCATTCTTTTAAAGGCCGTTTTGGTGAAGCGGTAGCCGTTTTACACAGTGGCTTATCAATAGGTGAAAAATATGATGAATGGCGTAAAATAGAAAGACAGGAAGCTAAGGTAGTTGTTGGTGCGCGATCTTCAATTTTTGCACCTGTAAAAAATATTGGTGTCATTATTATTGATGAAGAACACGAAGGAACCTATAAACAGGATGAAAATCCACGTTACCATGCTAAAGATATAGCTATATGGAGAGCGGACTATCATAGTTGTCCTGTAATATTAGGGAGTGCAACACCTTCATTAGAATCGCGCGCACGCGCTCATAAAAAAGTTTATACATTACTTGAATTACCTGAGCGGGTGAATAAAAAAGAATTACCTATAGTAGAGGTCGTTGACATGCGTGAAGAAGTGAAGAGTGGAAACCGTAGTAATTTTTCAAATTTGTTGCAAGAAAAAATAAAAAATCGTATTGCTAAAAAAGAACAAATTGTCCTTTTACTAAATCGTCGTGGGTATTCTTCATTCGTCATGTGTCGAGATTGCGGATTTGTTTTACCTTGTCCTAATTGTGATATTTCTTTAACTTTGCATATGGATACGAAAACAATGAAGTGTCATTATTGCGGGCATGAAGAAGCTATTCCTCGTATCTGTCCAAGTTGCAATGGCCATAAAATCAGGTATTATGGAACTGGGACACAAAAAATAGAAGAAGAACTAAAAGACATTCTACCTGAAGCGAAGGTCATTAGAATGGATGTAGATACAACTAGAAAAAAAGGAGCCCATGAAAAACTGTTATCAGCTTTTGGAAATAAGGAAGCGGATATATTGTTGGGGACTCAAATGATTGCAAAAGGATTGGATTTTCCTAATATTACATTAGCGGGAGTCTTAAATGCAGATACTGGATTAGGCTTACCTGATTTCAGAGCGAGTGAGCGAACATTCCAACTATTAACTCAGGTAAGTGGACGAGCGGGAAGAGCTGAATTAACAGGTGAGGTAATTGTTCAGACTTTTAATCCTGAACATTACTCTATTCAATTAGCGAAAGAGCATGATTATGATGCTTTTTATAAAAAAGAAATGCTTTTAAGACATAGAGGGAATTATCCGCCGTTTTATTTCACTATTTTAATTACAACTAGCCATTCAGAAGAGTTGCAAGCTTCAAAAAAAATGCAAGAGATTGTAGAATCTATTAGACCAAATTTAAAACCGGAAACTATTTTATTGGGTCCTACACCAAAGGCAGTGGCACGAGTAAATAATCGTTTTTATTATCAAACGATTATTAAATATAAACACGAGCCGACATTGTTTCCACAATTGCAAGAACTATTAAATCAATCTCAAAAAGAGATGGCTAAAGGGTTACAAATTGCCATTGATTCTGAACCAATGCATTTTATTTAA
- a CDS encoding V-type ATP synthase subunit E encodes MSDLKLITDRMIDKKKAEIQEKIRQTELEAKETIALAEVKIEEEKVRQIKLIDKRLADDFEKNKNSLENQKRNKILAEKQHFLLNIFEKVQTTMEQWDETEFQQFLLSVLEQFKSLETIELVLGEHSSSKVSEYWLRSLTQQGIPVSLSSETISKKSGFIVKDQTGIQYNYLFDSLITEIKSQLIPSVSKKLF; translated from the coding sequence ATGTCAGATTTAAAACTCATTACTGATCGTATGATTGATAAAAAGAAAGCTGAAATACAAGAAAAAATACGCCAGACTGAATTAGAAGCAAAAGAAACAATTGCACTAGCTGAAGTAAAAATAGAAGAAGAAAAAGTAAGACAAATAAAATTAATTGACAAACGTTTGGCAGATGATTTTGAGAAGAATAAAAACAGCTTAGAAAATCAAAAACGAAATAAAATATTAGCTGAAAAGCAACATTTTTTATTAAATATTTTTGAAAAAGTTCAAACAACTATGGAACAATGGGACGAAACAGAATTTCAACAATTTTTATTATCTGTCTTGGAACAATTTAAGTCATTGGAAACCATTGAATTAGTTCTTGGTGAACATTCTAGTTCGAAAGTGTCTGAATATTGGTTAAGAAGTCTTACTCAACAAGGTATACCCGTATCGTTATCGTCAGAAACGATTAGTAAGAAATCAGGGTTTATTGTTAAAGACCAAACAGGTATCCAATACAATTATTTGTTTGATTCTTTGATCACTGAAATTAAAAGTCAATTAATACCATCTGTTTCTAAGAAATTGTTTTAA
- a CDS encoding YdbC family protein: MSQKFSYEIMEEITVLSKNNKGWQKELNLVSWNGNQPKFDIRDWAPNHEKMGKGLTLTNEEMETLKLFLATFD, translated from the coding sequence GTGTCTCAAAAATTTTCTTATGAAATAATGGAAGAAATCACAGTGCTATCTAAGAATAATAAAGGATGGCAGAAAGAATTGAATTTAGTCAGTTGGAATGGCAATCAACCAAAATTTGATATCCGTGATTGGGCACCAAATCATGAAAAAATGGGTAAAGGCTTGACTTTAACGAATGAAGAGATGGAAACCCTTAAACTCTTTTTAGCAACGTTTGATTAA
- a CDS encoding V-type ATP synthase subunit D, whose amino-acid sequence MAKLNVNPTRMELTILKQRLSTATRGHKLLKDKQDELMRQFITLIRKNNELRSIVEEKLTSAMQSFVMAKALLNENFIEELVAIPPRSVELEMYEKNIMSVSVPVMNFGYDESQDTNELRYGYLNSNSELDTSIEKMSAVMTELLELSEIEKTCQLMADEIEKTRRRVNALEYMTIPQLEETIYFIQMKLDENERANITRLMKVKDMG is encoded by the coding sequence ATGGCGAAATTAAATGTTAACCCTACAAGAATGGAACTGACCATTTTAAAGCAACGGTTAAGTACGGCAACTCGTGGTCATAAGTTATTGAAAGATAAACAAGATGAATTGATGCGCCAATTTATTACTCTAATCAGAAAAAACAATGAATTACGTTCAATAGTGGAAGAAAAATTAACTAGCGCAATGCAATCTTTTGTAATGGCTAAGGCTTTATTGAACGAAAATTTTATTGAAGAACTGGTAGCAATACCACCACGTTCAGTTGAGTTAGAGATGTATGAAAAAAATATCATGAGTGTTTCAGTTCCAGTTATGAATTTTGGATACGATGAGAGTCAAGATACAAATGAGTTAAGATATGGTTACTTGAACTCAAATAGTGAACTTGATACTTCCATTGAAAAAATGTCTGCAGTTATGACTGAACTATTGGAACTTTCAGAAATAGAAAAAACCTGTCAATTAATGGCAGATGAAATTGAGAAAACACGTCGTCGTGTAAATGCTTTAGAATACATGACAATACCTCAATTAGAAGAAACAATTTATTTTATTCAGATGAAACTGGATGAAAATGAAAGAGCGAATATAACTAGATTGATGAAAGTTAAAGATATGGGTTAG
- a CDS encoding V-type ATP synthase subunit B, producing MLKEYKTVTEVVGPLMAVEGVEGVKFDELVDIQMQTGEKRRGQVLEINGDKAMVQIFEGSSGINLEDTKVRFLGRPLSLDVSEDMVGRVFDGMGRINDDGPELIPEKTLDVNGEPINPMARDYPDEFIQTGISSIDHLNTLVRGQKLPVFSGSGLPHKELAAQIARQATVLDSEEEFAIVFAAIGITFEEAEFFMEDFRKTGAIDHSVMFINLADDPAIERIATPKMALTAAEYLAYEKDMHVLVIMTDMTNYCEALREISAARREVPGRRGYPGYLYTNLATLYERAGRLVGGKGSVTQIPILTMPEDDITHPIPDLTGYITEGQLILSRDLFNSGIQPPIDVLPSLSRLKDKGTGEGKTRKDHAPTMNQLFAAYAEGKQAKELAVVLGESALSETDKLFAKFGERFENEYVNQGNYTNRSIEESLDLAWELLAILPRTELKRIKDDMLDEYLPKGE from the coding sequence ATGCTTAAAGAATATAAAACAGTAACAGAAGTTGTTGGCCCCTTAATGGCAGTTGAAGGAGTAGAAGGCGTTAAATTTGATGAGCTAGTTGATATACAAATGCAAACAGGCGAAAAAAGACGTGGTCAAGTTTTAGAAATTAACGGCGATAAGGCAATGGTTCAAATTTTTGAAGGATCAAGTGGAATAAATTTAGAAGATACAAAAGTTCGTTTCTTAGGTAGACCCTTATCACTAGACGTTTCTGAAGACATGGTTGGTCGTGTGTTTGATGGGATGGGACGAATCAACGATGATGGTCCTGAATTAATTCCAGAAAAAACATTAGATGTAAATGGTGAACCGATTAATCCAATGGCTCGCGATTACCCAGATGAATTCATTCAAACAGGAATTTCTTCTATTGACCATTTGAATACCCTAGTTAGAGGACAAAAATTACCTGTATTTTCAGGTTCAGGATTGCCACATAAAGAATTGGCAGCTCAGATAGCTCGACAAGCAACCGTTTTAGATTCTGAAGAAGAGTTTGCTATTGTATTTGCTGCAATTGGGATTACTTTTGAAGAAGCTGAATTCTTTATGGAGGATTTTCGTAAAACAGGAGCTATCGATCATTCAGTTATGTTCATCAACTTAGCAGATGATCCGGCTATTGAAAGAATTGCAACTCCAAAAATGGCGTTGACAGCAGCTGAATATTTAGCTTATGAAAAAGATATGCATGTTCTAGTTATTATGACAGATATGACCAATTATTGTGAAGCGTTACGTGAAATTTCAGCAGCTAGACGTGAAGTTCCAGGAAGACGTGGTTATCCAGGTTATTTGTATACGAATCTTGCAACATTATATGAACGCGCCGGTCGTTTAGTAGGTGGAAAAGGTTCTGTAACACAAATTCCAATACTAACTATGCCTGAAGATGATATTACTCACCCCATACCAGATTTAACAGGTTATATCACTGAAGGACAACTTATTTTATCACGTGATTTATTCAATAGTGGTATCCAACCTCCAATTGATGTACTTCCATCATTGTCTCGTTTAAAAGATAAAGGTACAGGAGAAGGAAAGACAAGAAAAGATCATGCTCCAACAATGAACCAATTATTTGCTGCTTATGCAGAAGGGAAACAAGCGAAAGAATTAGCAGTTGTTTTAGGAGAATCTGCTCTTTCCGAAACGGATAAACTATTTGCTAAATTCGGTGAACGTTTTGAAAACGAGTATGTAAACCAAGGTAATTATACGAATCGTTCGATTGAAGAATCACTAGATTTGGCTTGGGAATTATTAGCTATTCTGCCAAGAACAGAATTAAAACGAATCAAAGATGATATGTTAGACGAATACCTGCCGAAAGGGGAATAA
- a CDS encoding V-type ATP synthase subunit C — protein MKPTAFAGTNARIRVFESNLLKNDQFERMLQSSNFEEALSVLKDTPYRNDVEELKRTKNYDRLLVNELKRMYEELFTISPEPALIELFSLRYSYHNLKVMLKENLTQNDFSDMLIPIGKESISSFKQAVETEKSDELSQEYMTSIQEVKTDYNEYHNVQSIDIILDRRYFTHLKQLAESIGDSKVIDLITMLIDLNNLSTLSRAIKQKRSQNFLTTILSSSGSISKKELIQLSNENLIDAGKKLSEGKYSDIVLNSINPETQELSPVKLDLHTDNAYMEKMKDAKLEVFGPMPILAYMYAKENEVKNLRLILVGKENNLPIKDIRERMRIIYGL, from the coding sequence ATGAAGCCAACAGCTTTTGCTGGGACTAATGCACGCATTCGTGTTTTCGAAAGTAACCTCCTTAAAAATGATCAATTTGAACGGATGCTACAGTCTTCTAATTTCGAGGAAGCACTAAGTGTATTAAAAGATACACCCTATCGCAATGATGTCGAAGAGTTAAAGCGAACAAAAAATTACGATAGGTTACTTGTAAATGAACTGAAACGCATGTACGAAGAACTATTTACGATTAGTCCTGAACCAGCTTTAATTGAGTTGTTTTCATTGCGTTATTCTTATCATAATTTAAAAGTAATGTTAAAAGAAAATTTAACTCAAAATGATTTTTCTGATATGCTTATTCCGATTGGAAAAGAATCTATTTCATCTTTTAAACAAGCAGTAGAAACAGAAAAATCAGATGAACTAAGTCAAGAATACATGACTAGCATCCAAGAAGTTAAAACAGATTACAATGAATACCATAATGTTCAATCAATTGATATTATTTTAGATCGACGCTATTTTACTCACTTGAAACAATTAGCAGAGAGTATTGGAGATTCAAAAGTAATTGATTTGATTACAATGTTGATTGATTTGAACAATTTGTCTACATTATCTAGAGCTATCAAACAAAAACGGTCACAAAACTTTTTGACAACAATTTTATCAAGTTCAGGAAGTATCTCTAAAAAAGAGCTGATTCAACTCAGTAACGAGAATTTAATTGATGCTGGAAAAAAACTTTCTGAAGGTAAATACAGCGATATTGTTTTGAACTCTATTAATCCAGAAACGCAAGAACTATCACCTGTAAAACTTGACTTGCATACGGATAATGCTTATATGGAGAAAATGAAAGACGCTAAACTGGAAGTTTTTGGACCGATGCCTATACTGGCTTATATGTATGCTAAAGAAAACGAAGTGAAAAACTTACGCTTAATCTTAGTAGGGAAAGAAAATAACCTTCCAATTAAAGACATAAGAGAGAGGATGCGAATCATTTATGGCTTATAA
- the coaBC gene encoding bifunctional phosphopantothenoylcysteine decarboxylase/phosphopantothenate--cysteine ligase CoaBC, producing MLDNKNVVLYVSGGIAAYKAADLVRQLIKQGANVKVAMTASAQEFVTPLTFQILSKHHVYTDTFDERQEDKVSHIHLADWTDIAVIAPATANIIAKLANGIADDFATTTLLATTAPVFVVPAMNSHMLENPATARNLTTLRADNRFVMEPETGFLAEGYEGKGRLPEPVTIVESIKQFLVSQQLDLPLKNKHVIITAGGTKERIDPVRYITNDSSGKMGYSLASVARDLGAHVTLISATKQLSNPFGIDVVHISSASEMLETVMKTYNSADIVVMAAAVSDYRPKKQAAKKIKKNEESLIIEFEKTRDILYQLGQEKQKQFLIGFAAETNDLESYAQEKLKRKKANMIVANDVSKPNVGFNKNTNEVTIFMPNSEPIEISLRSKEEVAAEIFKIAIKQMIK from the coding sequence GTGTTAGATAATAAAAATGTCGTACTATATGTTTCTGGCGGTATAGCTGCCTATAAAGCTGCTGATTTAGTTAGGCAGTTAATTAAACAGGGAGCGAATGTTAAAGTCGCTATGACTGCATCAGCCCAGGAATTTGTAACTCCTTTAACTTTTCAAATATTAAGTAAACATCATGTGTACACTGATACTTTTGATGAAAGACAAGAAGATAAGGTCAGTCACATTCATTTAGCTGATTGGACAGATATAGCTGTTATCGCACCTGCTACTGCCAATATTATTGCTAAGCTAGCGAATGGGATAGCAGATGATTTTGCAACTACGACTTTATTAGCTACGACAGCTCCAGTTTTTGTTGTGCCTGCCATGAATTCACATATGCTGGAAAATCCAGCGACAGCACGTAATCTTACAACCTTAAGAGCGGATAATCGCTTTGTTATGGAACCAGAAACAGGTTTCTTGGCAGAAGGATATGAAGGCAAGGGTAGACTTCCAGAACCAGTAACGATTGTTGAGTCAATAAAACAATTTTTGGTATCTCAACAACTAGATTTACCCTTAAAAAATAAACATGTCATTATAACGGCAGGTGGAACAAAAGAACGTATTGACCCTGTTAGATATATAACAAATGACTCATCTGGAAAAATGGGCTATAGTTTAGCAAGTGTTGCCAGAGATTTAGGAGCACATGTAACACTTATTTCTGCTACGAAACAGTTATCCAATCCTTTTGGAATTGACGTTGTACACATTAGTTCAGCTTCAGAAATGTTAGAAACAGTAATGAAAACATATAATAGTGCCGATATAGTCGTAATGGCTGCAGCTGTTTCTGATTATCGACCAAAAAAACAAGCTGCTAAAAAAATAAAAAAGAATGAAGAATCGCTTATCATAGAGTTTGAAAAAACAAGGGATATATTGTATCAATTAGGTCAAGAAAAACAAAAACAATTTCTAATCGGTTTTGCTGCAGAAACAAATGACCTTGAAAGTTATGCTCAAGAAAAATTAAAACGCAAAAAAGCGAATATGATAGTCGCTAATGACGTGTCAAAACCAAACGTTGGATTTAATAAAAATACAAACGAAGTAACTATTTTTATGCCGAATAGCGAACCAATTGAAATTTCTCTTCGAAGTAAAGAAGAAGTTGCTGCAGAAATTTTTAAAATAGCGATAAAGCAAATGATTAAATAA
- a CDS encoding V-type ATP synthase subunit F: MAYKIGVVGDKDSILPFKILGFNIFYASEAKEARRIVDQLAKENYGIIYLTEPLGKLIPETIERYDQVAQPAVILIPNHLGSLDIGKNRIQQNVEKAVGQNIL; this comes from the coding sequence ATGGCTTATAAAATAGGTGTAGTTGGTGATAAAGATTCCATTCTGCCTTTTAAAATTTTAGGTTTTAATATCTTTTATGCATCTGAAGCTAAAGAAGCCAGACGTATTGTAGACCAATTAGCTAAAGAAAATTATGGGATTATTTATTTAACCGAACCATTAGGGAAATTAATACCTGAAACAATTGAACGATACGATCAAGTAGCTCAACCAGCGGTTATTTTAATACCGAATCATTTAGGATCATTGGATATCGGGAAAAATAGAATTCAACAAAATGTTGAAAAAGCAGTTGGACAAAATATTTTATAG
- the gmk gene encoding guanylate kinase — MIDRGLLIVLSGPSGVGKGTVRKAIFEQEENDLEYSISMTTRKERAGEIDGIDYFFRTKEQFEDLIEKDGLLEYAEYVGNYYGTPLEYVNQTLASGRDVFLEIEVQGALQVREKMPEGIFIFLTPPGLKELKSRIIGRGTDESSVIESRMEKAIEEINLMQHYDYAVENDKVEKAVTKIKNIIECEHLKVSRVIHRYKKMIEEL, encoded by the coding sequence ATGATAGATCGTGGACTTTTAATTGTTCTTTCGGGACCTTCTGGTGTAGGTAAAGGAACTGTACGAAAAGCTATTTTTGAACAAGAAGAAAATGACTTAGAATATTCTATTTCAATGACTACGCGCAAAGAACGCGCAGGAGAAATAGATGGGATTGATTATTTTTTTAGAACAAAAGAACAATTTGAAGATTTAATTGAAAAAGACGGTTTATTAGAATACGCAGAATACGTTGGAAATTATTACGGAACACCACTAGAATATGTTAATCAAACATTAGCAAGTGGTAGAGATGTGTTTTTAGAGATTGAAGTTCAAGGTGCTTTACAGGTGCGAGAAAAAATGCCTGAAGGGATCTTTATTTTCTTGACTCCTCCAGGATTAAAAGAATTAAAATCGCGCATTATAGGAAGAGGAACAGATGAATCGAGTGTCATTGAAAGTCGGATGGAAAAAGCTATTGAAGAAATCAACTTGATGCAACACTATGATTATGCTGTTGAAAATGATAAAGTAGAAAAGGCAGTTACTAAAATTAAAAATATCATTGAATGCGAACACTTGAAAGTTTCGCGTGTGATTCATCGATACAAAAAAATGATTGAGGAGTTGTAA
- a CDS encoding V-type ATP synthase subunit A, translating to MNKGRIVSVSGPLVTADGMEEANIQDICKVGKLGLIGEVIEMRNDVASIQVYEETSMIGPGETVETTGEALSVELAPGMISQMFDGIQRPLDKFMKKTDSNYLIRGVSIKSLSRTDKWAFTPTVEVGTKVIAGDIVGTVPETKVIVHKIMVPYGVEGTIKSIENGSFDINETIYTLDTEDGLKEFTMLQKWPVRQGRPTAKKLNPDAPMITGQRVIDTLFPVAKGGAAAVPGPFGAGKTVVQHQIAKWADVDLVVYVGCGERGNEMTDVINEFPELVDPSTGESIMERTILIANTSNMPVAAREASIYTGITIAEYFRDMGYSVAIMADSTSRWAEALREMSGRLEEMPGDEGYPAYLGSRIAEFYERAGKIIALGSEGREGSITAIGAVSPPGGDTSEPVTQNTLRVAKVFWSLDNLLAQKRHFPSIDWLSSYSLYSSELGTYIGKKLGKDWTGMVRRTMTLLQDESELQEIVRLVGVESLSETDRLKLEVAKMIREDFLQQNAFDDVDTYTSIEKQYGMLSTILDFQDEALAGMKLGSYFNEIIEGTVAVREKIGRSKYISEEEIGKFNELKEDIKNTIHQIVEEGGMDTDA from the coding sequence TTGAACAAAGGAAGAATTGTGAGTGTCTCTGGACCATTAGTTACGGCTGATGGGATGGAGGAAGCCAATATCCAAGATATTTGTAAAGTTGGTAAACTTGGATTAATTGGTGAGGTCATTGAAATGCGTAATGACGTAGCCTCTATTCAAGTTTATGAAGAAACATCAATGATTGGACCTGGGGAAACAGTAGAAACTACTGGAGAAGCCTTATCAGTTGAATTGGCTCCTGGAATGATTTCACAAATGTTTGATGGGATTCAACGTCCATTAGATAAGTTTATGAAAAAAACAGATAGCAACTATTTAATTCGTGGTGTTTCAATTAAATCATTAAGCCGTACGGATAAATGGGCATTCACTCCGACTGTAGAAGTTGGAACTAAAGTGATTGCAGGAGATATCGTTGGAACTGTTCCTGAAACCAAAGTGATTGTACACAAAATAATGGTACCTTATGGTGTTGAAGGAACGATTAAAAGCATTGAAAATGGAAGTTTTGATATCAATGAAACAATCTATACACTAGATACTGAAGATGGGTTAAAAGAATTTACGATGCTGCAAAAATGGCCAGTTAGACAAGGTCGTCCAACAGCTAAAAAATTAAATCCAGATGCTCCAATGATTACAGGACAACGAGTTATTGATACGTTATTTCCTGTAGCAAAAGGAGGAGCAGCAGCAGTTCCAGGACCTTTTGGCGCGGGTAAAACAGTTGTGCAACACCAAATAGCTAAATGGGCTGATGTTGATTTAGTGGTTTATGTTGGATGTGGTGAGCGCGGAAATGAAATGACAGACGTAATTAATGAGTTTCCGGAATTAGTAGATCCTAGCACTGGTGAATCGATTATGGAACGTACCATCTTGATTGCCAACACTTCAAATATGCCAGTTGCTGCTCGTGAAGCTTCTATCTACACAGGTATTACAATTGCAGAATACTTTAGAGATATGGGTTATAGTGTGGCGATTATGGCTGACTCAACGTCTCGTTGGGCGGAAGCACTTCGTGAGATGTCAGGTCGTTTAGAAGAGATGCCAGGGGATGAAGGATACCCTGCTTATCTTGGTAGTCGAATTGCAGAATTTTATGAACGTGCTGGTAAAATTATTGCATTAGGTTCTGAAGGCCGTGAAGGAAGTATCACTGCGATTGGTGCAGTATCACCTCCAGGTGGAGATACATCAGAACCAGTAACTCAAAATACTTTGCGGGTAGCAAAAGTGTTTTGGAGTTTAGACAATTTATTGGCTCAAAAACGTCACTTTCCATCTATTGACTGGTTATCTTCATATTCATTGTATTCATCTGAATTAGGAACCTATATTGGAAAAAAATTAGGAAAAGATTGGACTGGCATGGTAAGAAGAACCATGACGTTATTACAAGACGAATCTGAATTGCAAGAAATTGTTCGTTTGGTAGGTGTTGAATCTCTATCAGAAACAGACCGATTAAAACTTGAAGTAGCTAAAATGATTCGTGAAGATTTCTTACAACAAAATGCTTTTGATGATGTTGATACCTATACATCGATAGAAAAACAGTATGGAATGCTTTCTACTATCCTTGATTTCCAAGACGAAGCATTAGCTGGCATGAAATTAGGTTCTTATTTCAATGAAATTATTGAAGGGACCGTTGCAGTTCGAGAAAAAATTGGACGTAGCAAATATATTTCGGAAGAAGAAATCGGCAAGTTTAATGAATTAAAAGAAGACATTAAAAACACTATCCATCAGATTGTTGAAGAAGGGGGAATGGACACAGATGCTTAA
- the rpoZ gene encoding DNA-directed RNA polymerase subunit omega, whose protein sequence is MMLLPSIDSLLEKIDSKYSLVILASKRAHELEAKAMPMLETYQSHKNVGRALEEIDAGDLVIDPTTVGPTE, encoded by the coding sequence ATGATGTTATTACCATCTATTGATAGTTTACTAGAAAAAATTGATTCAAAATATTCTTTGGTTATTTTAGCAAGTAAACGTGCGCACGAATTGGAAGCTAAAGCTATGCCTATGTTAGAAACCTACCAGTCACATAAAAACGTAGGACGTGCACTAGAAGAAATTGATGCGGGAGATTTAGTTATTGATCCTACCACTGTCGGTCCTACAGAATAA